The following are encoded in a window of Lates calcarifer isolate ASB-BC8 linkage group LG20, TLL_Latcal_v3, whole genome shotgun sequence genomic DNA:
- the LOC108894047 gene encoding ribonucleoside-diphosphate reductase large subunit, with translation MHVIKRDGRQEGVTFDKITSRIQKLCYGLNSDFVDPTQITMKVIQGLYSGVTTVELDTLAAETAATLTTKHPDYAILAARIAVSNLHKETKKIFSDVMEDLYNYVNPLNKRHSPMISKETLDIVLENKARLNSAIIYDRDFSYNFFGFKTLERSYLLKINGKVAERPQHMLMRVAVGIHKGDIDAAIETYNLLSEKWFTHASPTLFNAGTNRPQLSSCFLLSMKDDSIDGIYDTLKQCALISKSAGGIGLAVSCIRATGSYIAGTNGTSNGLVPMLRVYNNTARYVDQGGNKRPGAFAVYLEPWHYDVFEFLELKKNTGKEEQRARDLFFALWIPDLFMKRVESNQDWSLMCPSECPGLEECWGEEFEELYTRYEREGRTKRVVKAQQLWYSIIESQTETGTPYMLYKDACNRKSNQQNLGTIKSSNLCTEIVEYTSPDEVAVCNLASIALNMYVTPEKTFDFKKLASVTKVIVKNLNKIIDINYYPVPEAERSNKRHRPIGIGVQGLADAFILMRYPFESPEAQLLNIQIFETIYYAALEASCELAEKLGAYETYTGSPVSKGILQYDMWGKTPTDLWDWNTLKEKIAKHGVRNSLLLAPMPTASTAQILGNNESFEAYTSNIYTRRVLSGEFQIVNPHLLKDLTERGLWSDEMKNQLIAQNGSIQDIQEIPDDLKQLYKTVWEISQKTVLKMAADRGAYIDQSQSLNIHIAEPNYGKLTSMHFYGWKLGLKTGMYYLRTKPAANPIQFTLNKEKLKEAQSAESMEEETKERNTAAMVCSLANKDECLMCGS, from the exons ATGCATGTGATTAAACGAG atggGCGCCAGGAAGGAGTTACTTTTGATAAAATCACCTCTCGCATCCAGAAGCTCTGCTATGGACTCAATTCTGACTTTGTGGACCCT ACCCAGATTACGATGAAGGTGATCCAGGGTCTGTACAGTGGAGTCACTACTGTGGAGCTGGACACTCTGGCAGCGGAGACTGCTGCCACCCTCACCACCAAACACCCTGACTATGCAATCCTTGCTGCACGAATAGCTGTGTCTAACCTGCACAAAGAGACCAAGAAGATATTTAGTG atgTGATGGAAGACCTGTACAACTATGTCAACCCACTGAATAAGCGCCATTCTCCTATGATCTCCAAAGAGACGCTCGACATTGTTCTTGAAAACAAGGCT CGTCTCAACTCAGCCATCATTTACGACAGAGACTTCTCCTACAACTTCTTTGGGTTTAAG ACTCTTGAGCGATCGTATTTGTTGAAGATTAATGGCAAAG TTGCTGAGAGACCCCAGCACATGCTTATGAGAGTGGCTGTCGGGATACATAAAGGAGACATCGATGCAGCCATTGAGACCTACAATTTGCTGTCAGAGAAGTGGTTCACCCATGCCTCACCTACACTGTTCAATGCTGGCACCAACAGGCCACAGCTGTCCAG TTGTTTCTTGCTATCCATGAAGGACGACAGCATTGATGGTATTTACGACACGCTGAAGCAATGTGCCCTCATCTCCAAATCAGCTGGAGGTATTGGATTGGCAGTTAGCTGTATCAGAGCAACAGGCAGCTATATTGCTGGG ACAAACGGCACTTCCAATGGGCTGGTTCCAATGCTGCGAGTATACAACAACACAGCGCGTTATGTTGACCAGGGTGGCAACAAG AGACCCGGGGCCTTCGCTGTGTACCTGGAGCCGTGGCATTACGATGTGTTTGAGTTCTTAGAGTTGAAAAAGAACACAGgtaaagaggagcagagggccAGAGACCTGTTCTTTGCCCTGTGGATCCCAGACCTCTTTATGAAACGAGTGGAAAGCAATCAG GACTGGTCTCTGATGTGCCCCAGTGAATGTCCTGGATTAGAGGAGTGCTGGGGAGAGGAGTTTGAGGAGCTCTACACTCG ATATGAGAGGGAGGGCAGGACTAAGCGTGTGGTGAAGGCTCAGCAGTTGTGGTACTCCATCATTGagtcacagacagaaactggCACACCATACATGCTCTACAAGGACGCCTGTAACAGGAAGAGCAACCAGCAGAATCTGGGCACCATCAAATCCAGCAATCTGTGCACAGAGATAGTAGAGTACACAAGCCCAGACGAG GTTGCAGTGTGTAACTTAGCGTCCATTGCCCTCAACATGTACGTCACCCCAGAAAAAACCTTTGACTTCAAAAAACTTGCATCTGTCACCAAAGTCATTGTCAAGAACCTGAACAAGATTATCGACATCAACTACTACCCAGTGCCTGAG GCTGAAAGATCCAACAAGCGTCACAGGCCGATTGGAATTGGTGTGCAGGGTCTGGCTGATGCCTTCATCCTTATGCGTTACCCATTTGAAAGCCCGGAGGCCCAGTTACTCAACATTCAGATCTTTGAGACCATCTACTACGCTGCCCTGGAGGCCAGCTGTGAGCTAGCAGAGAAGCTTGGTGCTTATGAGACCTACACTGGCTCTCCTGTCAGCAAGGGA ATCCTTCAGTATGACATGTGGGGTAAAACCCCAACAGATTTGTGGGACTGGAACACACTGAAGGAGAAAATTGCCAA GCATGGTGTGAGGAACAGCCTGCTCTTGGCCCCAATGCCCACAGCTTCCACTGCCCAGATCCTGGGCAACAATGAGTCCTTTGAGGCATACACCAGTAACATCTATACACGTAGGGTGCTCTCAGGAGAGTTTCAG ATTGTAAATCCTCACCTGCTGAAGGACCTCACAGAAAGAGGACTGTGGAGTGATGAAATGAAGAACCAGCTGATTGCTCAGAATGGGTCCATCCAG GATATTCAAGAGATCCCTGATGATCTGAAGCAGCTGTATAAAACTGTGTGGGAAATCTCTCAGAAGACCGTCCTCAAGATGGCAGCAGATCGTGGTGCCTACATCGACCAGAGCCAGTCCCTCAACATACATATTGCTGAGCCAAATTATGGCAAACTGACCAGCATGCACTTTTATGGCTGGAAGTTG GGCCTGAAAACTGGCATGTACTACCTGCGGACGAAGCCTGCTGCCAACCCCATTCAGTTCACCCTGAACAAGGAGAAATTAAAGGAGGCCCAGTCAGCTGAGAGCATGGAGGAGGAGACCAAAGAGCGCAACACTGCTGCCATGGTGTGTTCCTTAGCAAACAAAGATGAATGCCTGATGTGTGGTTCCTAA
- the rnf121 gene encoding RING finger protein 121 has product MAGVFEVEVDGVEHDHGLEHHNEPNQFDVSKLSPEEKWRVEHARMHAKHKGHEAMHAEMVLILIVTLVVAQLVLVQWKQRHPKSYNLVTLFQMWVVPLYFTTKLHWWRFLTTWFIFSVITAYISYRATRKPLACTTPRLVYKWFLLLYKISYATGIAGYTVVMFTLFGINLIFRIKPEDAMDFGVSLLFYGLYYGVLGRDFAEMCADFMASTVGYYSASGMPTKHLSDNICAVCGQPILVDVSEEGIIENTYRLSCNHVFHEFCIRGWCIVGKKQMCPYCKEKVDLKRMFSNPWERPHVMYGQLLDWLRYLVAWQPVIIGFVQGINYILGLE; this is encoded by the exons ATGGCCGGGGTGTTTGAGGTGGAGGTTGATGGTGTAGAGCACGACCATGGACTGGAGCATCACAATGAACCGAATCAG TTTGATGTGTCCAAGCTTTCACCAGAAGAAAAGTGGAG GGTGGAACATGCAAGAATGCATGCCAAACACAAAGGCCACGAGGCCATGCACGCAGAGATGGTGCTCATCCTCATAGTCACCCTGGTCGTCGCCCAGCTAGTCCTTGTGCAATGGAAACAGAGACATCCAAAGTCATACAAT CTGGTGACTCTGTTCCAGATGTGGGTAGTTCCTCTCTACTTTACAACCAAACTTCACTGGTGGAGGTTCCTGACCACATGGTTTATCTTCTCTGTCATCACAGCTTACATTTCCTACCGTGCCACTCGCAAGCCGCTGGCCTGCACCACACCAAG GTTGGTGTACAAGTGGTTCCTCCTTCTGTACAAGATCAGCTATGCCACAGGAATAGCTGGCTACACTGTCGTCATGTTTACACTTTTTGGTATTAATCTAATATTCAG GATAAAGCCAGAGGATGCAATGGACTTTGGTGTTTCACTACTATTCTATGGTCTGTACTACGGGGTCCTAGGAAGAGACTTTGCAGAAATGTGTGCAGACTTCATGGCTTCAACTGTTGGG TATTACAGTGCATCTGGCATGCCAACCAAGCACCTCTCTGACAATATCTGTGCTGTGTGCGGTCAGCCCATCCTTGTAGATGTCAGTGAGGAAGGGATTATCGAGAACACATACAGATTATCCTGCAACCATGT GTTCCATGAGTTCTGCATAAGAGGATGGTGTATCGTTGGGAAGAAGCAGATGTGCCCATACTGCAAAGAGAAGGTGGATCTGAAGAGGATGTTTAGTAACCC CTGGGAGAGGCCACATGTCATGTATGGACAACTTTTAGACTGGCTTCGGTACCTGGTGGCTTGGCAGCCTGTCATTATTGGATTTGTGCAAGGTATCAACTACATCCTGGGTCTGGAGTGA
- the LOC108893753 gene encoding interleukin-1 receptor type 1 gives MKLSSVVKALGSLCLLLADGLPVSEDRAPKIIAPDHNKMKTQPGQQLFLTCDAFTKSEDDATLIYWLVNDSFPEDLPSSDRIVEEEKSTLKDGAIRRRLQLKNVTSEDFKSSFTCVVMNTAGMDQRHIKLVATSGGSHGGKKRKHSVSIL, from the exons ATGAAGCTGTCATCTGTTGTCAAAG CCTTAGgatctctgtgtctgctgcttgCAGATGGACTTCCAG TTAGTGAGGATAGAGCTCCAAAGATCATTGCACCAGATCACAACAAAATGAAGACTCAGCCAG GTCAACAGCTGTTTCTTACCTGTGACGCATTTACAAAAAGTGAAGATGATGCGACACTTATCTACTGGCTCGTCAATGACTCCTTCCCTGAGGACCTGCCCAGCAGTGACAGAATAGTAGAAGAGGAGAA atcCACTCTGAAGGATGGTGCAATTCGTAGACGTTTGCAGTTGAAGAATGTCACATCCGAGGACTTCAAATCCAGCTTCACCTGTGTTGTGATGAACACTGCTGGAATGGACCAAAGGCACATAAAGCTAGTAGCAACAAGTGGTGGTTctcatggaggaaaaaaaagaaaacactcagTGTCAATACTGTAA